A region of Kineococcus rhizosphaerae DNA encodes the following proteins:
- the map gene encoding type I methionyl aminopeptidase, protein MFGRERVEYKTPEQVRAMRAAGLLTHAALESVRAALRPGIALEELDAIGAEVIRAGGGTSNFLGYHGYPKTFCISVNEVVVHGIPGDRVLAEGDVVSVDGGCVVDGWHGDSAFTEIVGEPKDAGDVDLVEITRKAMWAGIAALDARGRVGDVGAAVEDAVDGRLGIVDGYTGHGIGTAMHMAPEVLNYRVREKGPKVKPGLVLAIEPMCTRGGIETDTLADDWTVVTSDGTRAAHWEHTVAVLDEGLWVLTAPDGGAAELAAFGVTVPSE, encoded by the coding sequence GTGTTCGGACGGGAACGGGTCGAGTACAAGACACCCGAGCAGGTGCGCGCCATGCGCGCGGCGGGGCTGCTGACGCACGCGGCCCTGGAGAGCGTGCGCGCGGCCCTGCGCCCGGGGATCGCGCTGGAGGAGCTGGACGCGATCGGCGCGGAGGTCATCCGCGCCGGGGGCGGGACCTCGAACTTCCTCGGCTACCACGGCTACCCGAAGACCTTCTGCATCTCGGTCAACGAGGTCGTCGTCCACGGCATCCCGGGGGACCGGGTGCTGGCCGAGGGTGACGTCGTCTCCGTCGACGGCGGCTGCGTCGTCGACGGCTGGCACGGGGACTCGGCCTTCACCGAGATCGTCGGGGAGCCGAAGGACGCCGGTGACGTCGACCTCGTCGAGATCACCCGCAAGGCCATGTGGGCCGGCATCGCGGCCCTGGACGCCCGCGGCCGGGTGGGGGACGTCGGCGCCGCCGTGGAGGACGCCGTGGACGGCCGCCTGGGGATCGTGGACGGCTACACCGGTCACGGCATCGGCACGGCCATGCACATGGCGCCCGAGGTCCTGAACTACCGCGTGCGCGAGAAGGGGCCGAAGGTCAAGCCCGGCCTCGTGCTCGCCATCGAGCCGATGTGCACGCGCGGGGGGATCGAGACCGACACCCTCGCCGACGACTGGACGGTCGTGACGTCCGACGGCACCCGGGCCGCGCACTGGGAGCACACCGTCGCGGTCCTCGACGAGGGCCTGTGGGTGCTGACGGCGCCCGACGGGGGAGCGGCCGAGCTCGCCGCGTTCGGCGTGACGGTCCCCTCGGAGTAG
- a CDS encoding adenylate kinase, with protein sequence MTRLVLLGPPGAGKGTQAKLLSARLGVPAISTGDIFRANVAEQTELGQTVKEYLDAGKYVPDTVTNAMVRDRLQQPDAAEGFILDGYPRTTDQVRELDDMLGEAGAKLEHVLEITADTDELVRRLAGRAADQGRSDDTEDVIRTRQQVYLDQTAPLVEVYAERGLLRSVDGLGEIAAVTDRLLAALDLPHA encoded by the coding sequence ATGACACGTCTCGTCCTGCTCGGTCCGCCCGGCGCGGGCAAGGGCACCCAGGCCAAGCTCCTGTCCGCCCGCCTCGGCGTCCCCGCCATCTCCACCGGCGACATCTTCCGCGCGAACGTGGCGGAGCAGACCGAGCTGGGCCAGACGGTCAAGGAGTACCTGGACGCCGGCAAGTACGTGCCGGACACCGTGACCAACGCGATGGTCCGCGACCGCCTCCAGCAGCCGGACGCGGCCGAGGGCTTCATCCTCGACGGCTACCCGCGCACGACCGACCAGGTCCGCGAGCTCGACGACATGCTGGGCGAGGCCGGCGCCAAGCTCGAGCACGTCCTGGAGATCACTGCGGACACCGACGAGCTGGTGCGCCGCCTCGCCGGCCGTGCCGCCGACCAGGGCCGCTCGGACGACACCGAGGACGTCATCCGCACCCGCCAGCAGGTCTACCTGGACCAGACGGCCCCGCTCGTGGAGGTCTACGCCGAGCGCGGGCTGCTGCGCTCGGTGGACGGTCTCGGCGAGATCGCCGCGGTCACCGACCGCCTGCTCGCCGCGCTCGACCTCCCGCACGCCTGA
- the secY gene encoding preprotein translocase subunit SecY, which yields MLTAIGRAFRTPDLRRKLLFTIGIIVLVRLGSFVPAPGVSYSAVQQCIDVAQKGNDLLGLANLFSGGALLQLSIFALGIMPYITASIIIQLLTVVIPRFEDLKKEGQQGTTKLTQYTRYLTIGLAVLQSTTYVTIAREPSRLFGTSCTAAVLPDQSITTILLMVLTMTAGTGLIMWLGELVTERGVGNGMSLLIFAQIAATFPTSLLAIGRERGWLTFAGVIVIGLVVVAAVVAVEQSQRRVPVQYAKRMIGRRMYGGTSTYIPLKVNMAGVIPVIFASSLLYLPALVAQFNDSNSAWVAWINDHLVKGDHPIYMAAYFLLIIFFAYFYVAITFNPDEVAENMRKYGGFIPGVRAGRPTAEYLDYILTRITLPGSLYLGLISLLPLIAFVLFNANTNFPFGGTSILIIVGVGLETVKQIESQLQQRNYEGFLR from the coding sequence GTGCTCACAGCGATCGGTCGCGCCTTCCGGACGCCCGACCTGCGCCGCAAGCTGCTCTTCACGATCGGGATCATCGTCCTGGTGCGGTTGGGCTCCTTCGTGCCCGCGCCGGGGGTGTCCTACTCCGCCGTGCAGCAGTGCATCGACGTGGCCCAGAAGGGCAACGACCTGCTGGGCCTGGCCAACCTCTTCTCCGGCGGCGCGCTGCTCCAGCTGAGCATCTTCGCGCTCGGGATCATGCCGTACATCACGGCGAGCATCATCATCCAGCTGCTCACGGTGGTCATCCCGCGCTTCGAGGACCTCAAGAAGGAGGGTCAGCAGGGCACCACCAAGCTGACCCAGTACACGCGGTACCTCACGATCGGCCTGGCGGTCCTGCAGTCGACCACCTACGTGACGATCGCCCGTGAGCCCTCCCGGCTCTTCGGGACCTCCTGCACCGCCGCCGTCCTGCCCGACCAGAGCATCACCACCATCCTGCTCATGGTGCTGACCATGACCGCCGGCACCGGGCTGATCATGTGGCTGGGTGAGCTCGTCACCGAGCGCGGCGTCGGCAACGGCATGTCGCTGCTGATCTTCGCCCAGATCGCGGCGACCTTCCCGACGTCGCTGCTGGCCATCGGCCGCGAGCGCGGCTGGCTGACCTTCGCCGGCGTCATCGTCATCGGTCTCGTGGTGGTCGCCGCCGTCGTGGCGGTCGAGCAGTCCCAGCGCCGGGTGCCCGTCCAGTACGCCAAGCGCATGATCGGGCGGCGCATGTACGGGGGCACGTCCACGTACATCCCGCTGAAGGTCAACATGGCCGGGGTCATCCCCGTGATCTTCGCCTCGTCGCTGCTGTACCTGCCGGCCCTGGTGGCGCAGTTCAACGACTCCAACTCGGCCTGGGTGGCCTGGATCAACGACCACCTGGTCAAGGGCGACCACCCGATCTACATGGCCGCCTACTTCCTGCTCATCATCTTCTTCGCGTACTTCTACGTCGCGATCACGTTCAACCCGGACGAGGTCGCCGAGAACATGCGCAAGTACGGTGGCTTCATCCCCGGGGTCCGGGCGGGGCGGCCGACCGCGGAGTACCTCGACTACATCCTCACGCGCATCACCCTGCCAGGATCCCTGTACCTGGGGCTCATCTCGCTGCTCCCGCTGATCGCCTTCGTGCTCTTCAACGCGAACACGAACTTCCCCTTCGGCGGCACCTCGATCCTGATCATCGTCGGGGTCGGGCTGGAGACCGTGAAGCAGATCGAGTCCCAGCTCCAGCAGCGAAACTACGAAGGGTTCTTGCGATGA
- the rplO gene encoding 50S ribosomal protein L15 produces the protein MPNQGEHVLKLHHLRPAPGSNTAKTRVGRGEGSKGKTAGRGTKGSKARYQVPEAFEGGQMPLHMRLPKLRGFKNPFRVEFQVVNLDKLGTLFPEGGTVGVDELVAKGAVRKGQPVKVLGTGEITVALQVTADKFSTSAAEKIAAAGGSTTVR, from the coding sequence ATGCCCAACCAGGGTGAGCACGTCCTGAAGCTGCACCACCTGCGCCCCGCCCCGGGGTCGAACACGGCGAAGACCCGTGTCGGCCGCGGTGAGGGCAGCAAGGGCAAGACCGCCGGTCGCGGCACCAAGGGTTCCAAGGCCCGCTACCAGGTGCCCGAGGCCTTCGAGGGCGGCCAGATGCCCCTGCACATGCGCCTGCCGAAGCTGCGCGGGTTCAAGAACCCGTTCCGCGTCGAGTTCCAGGTCGTCAACCTCGACAAGCTCGGGACCCTCTTCCCCGAGGGCGGCACCGTGGGTGTCGACGAGCTCGTCGCCAAGGGCGCGGTCCGCAAGGGCCAGCCCGTCAAGGTGCTCGGCACCGGTGAGATCACCGTGGCCCTGCAGGTGACGGCCGACAAGTTCTCGACCTCGGCGGCCGAGAAGATCGCGGCTGCGGGCGGTTCGACGACCGTCCGCTGA
- the rpmD gene encoding 50S ribosomal protein L30 gives MARLKITQTKSGIGGKQNQRDTLRSLGLHKIGQSVVKDDKPEFRGMANTVAHLVTVEEVD, from the coding sequence ATGGCACGCCTGAAGATCACGCAGACCAAGTCCGGCATCGGCGGCAAGCAGAACCAGCGCGACACGCTCCGCAGCCTCGGGCTCCACAAGATCGGGCAGTCGGTCGTCAAGGACGACAAGCCCGAGTTCCGTGGCATGGCCAACACCGTCGCGCACCTCGTGACCGTGGAGGAGGTCGACTGA
- the rpsE gene encoding 30S ribosomal protein S5 gives MPGPQRRGAGAAGGGDNRGGGDNRNDNRGGGRGGRDGGRDNRGRGDAGDRGNFVERVVTINRVAKVVKGGRRFSFTALVVVGDGDGTVGVGYGKAKEVPAAIAKGVEEAKKNFFRVPRIQGTIPHPIQGEKAAGVVMLRPASPGTGVIAGGPVRAVLECAGVHDVLSKSLGSDNAINIVHATIEALRGLERPEQVAARRGLAVEDVAPVALLRAQAAGVAS, from the coding sequence ATGCCTGGACCCCAGCGCCGAGGCGCCGGTGCGGCCGGCGGCGGCGACAACCGCGGCGGCGGCGACAACCGCAACGACAACCGCGGCGGCGGGCGTGGCGGTCGCGACGGCGGCCGCGACAACCGTGGACGGGGCGACGCGGGCGACCGCGGCAACTTCGTCGAGCGCGTCGTGACCATCAACCGCGTCGCCAAGGTCGTCAAGGGCGGTCGTCGCTTCAGCTTCACGGCCCTCGTGGTCGTGGGCGACGGCGACGGCACCGTCGGTGTCGGCTACGGCAAGGCCAAGGAAGTCCCCGCGGCCATCGCCAAGGGTGTCGAGGAGGCGAAGAAGAACTTCTTCCGCGTCCCGCGCATCCAGGGCACCATCCCGCACCCCATCCAGGGTGAGAAGGCGGCCGGCGTGGTCATGCTGCGCCCGGCCTCCCCGGGTACCGGTGTGATCGCCGGTGGTCCGGTCCGCGCCGTGCTCGAGTGCGCGGGTGTCCACGACGTCCTGTCGAAGTCCCTCGGCAGCGACAACGCGATCAACATCGTGCACGCGACGATCGAGGCCCTGCGCGGCCTCGAGCGTCCCGAGCAGGTGGCGGCGCGCCGTGGCCTGGCGGTCGAGGACGTGGCGCCGGTGGCGCTCCTGCGCGCCCAGGCGGCGGGGGTGGCCTCCTGA
- the rplR gene encoding 50S ribosomal protein L18, whose product MGLSTQKTQKGTAPARKRRHTRVRKKVVGTAVRPRLVVTRSTRHVFVQVIDDAAGHTLASASTMEADLRASSDDKSAKAKAVGVLVGERAKAAGIEAVVFDRGGNRYAGRVAAIADGAREAGLAL is encoded by the coding sequence ATGGGACTCTCCACCCAGAAGACCCAGAAGGGCACTGCGCCTGCGCGCAAGCGCCGTCACACCCGTGTGCGCAAGAAGGTCGTCGGCACCGCCGTGCGTCCTCGTCTCGTGGTCACGCGGTCCACGCGCCACGTCTTCGTCCAGGTCATCGACGACGCCGCGGGTCACACCCTCGCGTCGGCCTCGACCATGGAGGCGGACCTGCGCGCCAGCAGCGACGACAAGTCGGCCAAGGCCAAGGCCGTCGGCGTCCTCGTCGGCGAGCGGGCCAAGGCGGCCGGCATCGAGGCCGTGGTCTTCGACCGCGGTGGCAACCGGTACGCCGGGCGCGTCGCGGCGATCGCCGACGGCGCCCGTGAGGCGGGCCTGGCCCTGTGA
- the rplF gene encoding 50S ribosomal protein L6, with amino-acid sequence MSRIGRLPISVPAGVDVTIDGSAVTVKGPKGELNHTVASPIAVERTEEGTLQVTRPDDERTSRSLHGLTRTLISNMVEGVTKGYEKKLEIVGTGYRVTAKGSDLEFALGFSHPVVIKAPTGITFAVESNTKFSVAGIDKQQVGEVAANIRKLRKPDPYKGKGVRYAGEQIRRKVGKAGK; translated from the coding sequence ATGTCGCGCATCGGTCGACTCCCGATCTCCGTCCCCGCGGGCGTGGACGTGACCATCGACGGCTCCGCCGTCACGGTCAAGGGCCCCAAGGGCGAGCTGAACCACACCGTCGCTTCGCCCATCGCGGTGGAGCGCACCGAGGAGGGGACCCTCCAGGTCACCCGTCCCGACGACGAGCGCACCTCGCGCTCGCTGCACGGCCTCACCCGCACGCTGATCTCGAACATGGTCGAGGGCGTCACCAAGGGCTACGAAAAGAAGCTCGAGATCGTCGGCACGGGCTACCGCGTCACGGCCAAGGGCTCCGACCTCGAGTTCGCCCTCGGTTTCAGCCACCCGGTCGTCATCAAGGCGCCGACCGGCATCACCTTCGCGGTGGAGAGCAACACCAAGTTCTCCGTCGCCGGGATCGACAAGCAGCAGGTCGGCGAGGTCGCTGCGAACATCCGCAAGCTCCGCAAGCCCGACCCGTACAAGGGCAAGGGCGTGCGCTACGCCGGCGAGCAGATCCGCCGCAAGGTCGGAAAGGCTGGTAAGTGA
- the rpsH gene encoding 30S ribosomal protein S8: MTMTDPIADMLTRLRNANSAYHDSVSMPYSKLKSHIAEILQEQGYIASWTVEDAEVGKKLTLNLKFGPNRERAIAGLRRVSKPGLRVYAKSTNLPRVLGGLGVAILSTSSGLLTDKQANKRGVGGEVLAYVW, encoded by the coding sequence ATGACGATGACCGACCCCATCGCGGACATGCTGACGCGTCTGCGGAACGCCAACTCGGCGTACCACGACAGCGTCTCCATGCCGTACAGCAAGCTGAAGTCCCACATCGCCGAGATCCTCCAGGAGCAGGGCTACATCGCCTCCTGGACGGTCGAGGACGCCGAGGTGGGCAAGAAGCTGACGCTGAACCTGAAGTTCGGCCCCAACCGCGAGCGTGCGATCGCCGGCCTGCGCCGCGTGAGCAAGCCGGGTCTGCGGGTCTACGCGAAGTCGACGAACCTGCCCCGCGTGCTGGGCGGCCTGGGCGTGGCGATCCTGTCCACCTCCTCGGGTCTCCTGACCGACAAGCAGGCCAACAAGAGAGGCGTGGGTGGGGAAGTCCTCGCCTACGTCTGGTGA
- a CDS encoding type Z 30S ribosomal protein S14: protein MAKTSLIHKAARKPKFKVRAYTRCQRCGRPHAVYRKFGLCRICVRDMAHRGELPGVTKSSW, encoded by the coding sequence GTGGCGAAGACCTCCCTGATCCACAAGGCCGCGCGCAAGCCGAAGTTCAAGGTGCGCGCCTACACCCGCTGCCAGCGTTGCGGTCGCCCGCACGCCGTGTACCGCAAGTTCGGCCTGTGCCGCATCTGCGTGCGCGACATGGCGCACCGCGGCGAGCTGCCCGGTGTGACCAAGTCCAGCTGGTGA
- the rplE gene encoding 50S ribosomal protein L5 gives MTTTTEARALPRLKQRYRDEIKGELNTQFSYPNVMQIPGLVKVVVNMGVGEAARDSKLIDGAVRDLTAITGQKPQITKARKSIAQFKLREGMPIGCHTTLRGDRMWEFLDRLLSLALPRIRDFRGLSPKQFDGNGNYTFGLNEQSMFHEIDQDRIDRVRGMDITVVTTAKTDDEGRALLRALGFPFKEN, from the coding sequence ATGACCACCACCACTGAAGCGCGCGCCCTTCCGCGTCTGAAGCAGCGCTACCGCGACGAGATCAAGGGTGAGCTGAACACCCAGTTCTCCTACCCGAACGTCATGCAGATCCCCGGCCTGGTCAAGGTCGTGGTGAACATGGGTGTCGGCGAGGCCGCTCGCGACTCGAAGCTGATCGACGGCGCCGTCCGCGACCTCACGGCCATCACCGGTCAGAAGCCGCAGATCACCAAGGCCCGCAAGTCCATCGCCCAGTTCAAGCTGCGCGAGGGCATGCCGATCGGCTGCCACACCACCCTGCGCGGGGACCGGATGTGGGAGTTCCTGGACCGTCTGCTGTCGCTGGCGCTCCCGCGCATCCGCGACTTCCGCGGTCTGTCGCCGAAGCAGTTCGACGGCAACGGCAACTACACCTTCGGTCTCAACGAGCAGTCCATGTTCCACGAGATCGACCAGGACCGGATCGACCGCGTCCGCGGCATGGACATCACGGTCGTGACGACGGCGAAGACCGACGACGAAGGCCGTGCGCTGCTGCGTGCTCTGGGCTTCCCGTTCAAGGAGAACTGA
- the rplX gene encoding 50S ribosomal protein L24: MAKLRIKKGDLVQVITRVRGRKNEDGTKTSDLGKQGKVLEVNAETQRVLVEGVNRIKRHTKARPGVEGGIVEREAPIHISNVQLVDPETKKPTRVGIREEKVERDGRTKTNRIRVAKRSGKDI; this comes from the coding sequence ATGGCGAAGTTGCGCATCAAGAAGGGTGACCTCGTGCAGGTCATCACCCGCGTGCGCGGGCGCAAGAACGAGGACGGCACCAAGACGTCCGACCTCGGCAAGCAGGGCAAGGTGCTCGAGGTGAACGCCGAGACGCAGCGCGTCCTGGTCGAGGGTGTGAACCGCATCAAGCGCCACACCAAGGCCCGTCCCGGTGTGGAGGGCGGCATCGTCGAGCGCGAGGCCCCGATCCACATCAGCAACGTGCAGCTCGTCGACCCGGAGACCAAGAAGCCGACCCGCGTCGGCATCCGCGAGGAGAAGGTCGAGCGCGACGGTCGCACCAAGACCAACCGCATCCGCGTCGCCAAGCGTTCCGGCAAGGACATCTGA
- the rplN gene encoding 50S ribosomal protein L14, which translates to MIQQESRLKVADNTGAKEILCIRVLGGSGRRYAGIGDVIVATVKDAIPGGNVKKGDVVKAVIVRTKKERRRADGSYIRFDENAAVILRADGDPRGTRIFGPVGRELREKKFMRIISLAPEVL; encoded by the coding sequence GTGATCCAGCAGGAGTCGCGGCTCAAGGTCGCCGACAACACGGGTGCCAAGGAAATCCTGTGCATCCGCGTTCTCGGTGGCTCCGGCCGCCGCTACGCCGGCATCGGTGACGTGATCGTGGCCACGGTCAAGGACGCCATCCCCGGTGGGAACGTCAAGAAGGGCGATGTGGTCAAGGCCGTCATCGTCCGCACCAAGAAGGAGCGTCGGCGCGCCGACGGTTCCTACATCCGTTTCGACGAGAACGCCGCGGTGATCCTCCGCGCGGACGGTGACCCCCGCGGTACCCGCATCTTCGGGCCCGTCGGTCGTGAACTGCGCGAGAAGAAGTTCATGCGGATCATCTCGCTGGCTCCGGAGGTGCTCTGA
- the rpsQ gene encoding 30S ribosomal protein S17 — protein sequence MSEQETAATTERGYRKTRRGYVVSDKMQKTVVVEVEDRVKHPLYAKVIRRTTKVKAHDEVETAGVGDLVLIAETRPLSATKRWRVVEVLERAK from the coding sequence GTGAGCGAGCAGGAGACCGCCGCGACCACCGAGCGCGGCTACCGCAAGACGCGTCGCGGTTACGTCGTCAGCGACAAGATGCAGAAGACCGTCGTCGTCGAGGTCGAGGACCGCGTGAAGCACCCGCTCTACGCCAAGGTCATCCGCCGCACGACCAAGGTCAAGGCGCACGACGAGGTCGAGACGGCCGGTGTGGGCGACCTCGTCCTCATCGCCGAGACCCGGCCGCTGTCGGCGACCAAGCGCTGGCGCGTCGTCGAGGTCCTCGAACGCGCGAAGTGA
- the rpmC gene encoding 50S ribosomal protein L29 — protein MAIGTKGLGADELREFDDTKLVEELKKAKEELFNLRFQSATGQLENNSRLKAVKRDIARIYTTMRERELGITEAPITKEAAK, from the coding sequence ATGGCGATCGGGACCAAGGGCCTGGGCGCTGACGAGCTCCGCGAGTTCGACGACACGAAGCTCGTCGAGGAGTTGAAGAAGGCGAAGGAAGAGCTGTTCAACCTGCGCTTCCAGTCCGCCACCGGCCAGCTGGAGAACAACTCCCGGCTGAAGGCCGTCAAGCGGGACATCGCCCGCATCTACACGACGATGCGCGAGCGCGAGCTCGGCATCACCGAGGCGCCGATCACGAAGGAGGCTGCGAAGTGA
- the rplP gene encoding 50S ribosomal protein L16 — protein sequence MLIPRRVKHRKQHHPTRRGAASGGTRVTFGEYGIQAVEGGYVTNRQIESARIAITRHIRRGGKVWINIYPDRPLTKKPAETRMGSGKGSPEWWIANIKPGRVMFELSFPTEKIAHEALTRAIHKLPVKCKIVRREGGE from the coding sequence GTGCTGATCCCGCGTCGAGTCAAGCACCGCAAGCAGCACCACCCCACGCGGCGTGGTGCGGCCTCCGGCGGCACCCGCGTCACCTTCGGTGAGTACGGGATCCAGGCCGTCGAGGGTGGCTACGTCACCAACCGGCAGATCGAGTCCGCTCGTATCGCCATCACGCGTCACATCCGTCGTGGCGGCAAGGTCTGGATCAACATCTACCCGGACCGCCCCCTCACGAAGAAGCCTGCCGAGACCCGCATGGGTTCCGGCAAGGGTTCGCCGGAGTGGTGGATCGCGAACATCAAGCCGGGTCGCGTGATGTTCGAACTGTCGTTCCCGACCGAGAAGATCGCGCACGAGGCCCTGACCCGTGCGATCCACAAGCTTCCGGTCAAGTGCAAGATCGTGCGTCGCGAGGGTGGTGAATGA
- the rpsC gene encoding 30S ribosomal protein S3, protein MGQKVNPFGFRLGITTDHRSRWFADSTKTGQRYADYVKEDVAIRRLMSKGMERAGISKVEIERTRDRVRVDIHTARPGIVIGRRGAEADRIRTELEKLTGKQVQLNILEVKSPETDAQLVAQGIAEQLASRVSFRRAMRKGMQTTMRSGAKGIRVACAGRLGGAEMSRSEFYREGRVPLHTLRANIDYGFYEARTTFGRIGVKVWIYHGDVTSRELAQSQAAAPRAPRRGERGDRPDRGARRTRPTTDAAPAAAPAAAAAPAATGSEA, encoded by the coding sequence ATGGGACAGAAGGTCAACCCCTTCGGGTTCCGACTGGGCATCACCACCGACCACCGCAGCCGGTGGTTCGCCGACTCCACCAAGACCGGTCAGCGCTACGCCGACTACGTCAAGGAGGACGTCGCGATCCGTCGCCTCATGTCCAAGGGCATGGAGCGCGCGGGCATCTCGAAGGTCGAGATCGAGCGCACCCGTGACCGCGTGCGTGTGGACATCCACACCGCGCGCCCGGGCATCGTGATCGGCCGTCGCGGTGCGGAGGCCGACCGCATCCGCACCGAGCTCGAGAAGCTCACGGGCAAGCAGGTCCAGCTGAACATCCTCGAGGTCAAGAGCCCCGAGACCGACGCCCAGCTGGTCGCCCAGGGCATCGCCGAGCAGCTCGCGAGCCGCGTCTCGTTCCGTCGCGCCATGCGCAAGGGGATGCAGACGACCATGCGCTCGGGGGCCAAGGGCATCCGTGTCGCGTGCGCCGGCCGCCTCGGCGGTGCGGAGATGTCGCGCTCGGAGTTCTACCGCGAGGGTCGCGTTCCGCTGCACACGCTGCGCGCGAACATCGACTACGGCTTCTACGAGGCCCGCACGACCTTCGGCCGCATCGGCGTGAAGGTCTGGATCTACCACGGCGACGTCACCAGCCGTGAGCTCGCCCAGTCGCAGGCCGCCGCTCCGCGCGCCCCGCGTCGTGGTGAGCGCGGCGACCGCCCCGACCGCGGGGCCCGCCGCACCCGTCCCACCACCGACGCCGCGCCCGCGGCCGCTCCGGCGGCTGCTGCAGCGCCGGCGGCAACCGGATCGGAGGCCTGA
- the rplV gene encoding 50S ribosomal protein L22 has protein sequence MEAKAQTRHLRVTPQKARRVVDLVRGKQATEAVAVLSFAPQAAAEPVRKLVESAIANAKFLADKHSEAFDPNDYVVKAIHVDEGPTMKRFRPRAQGRAGRILKRTSHITVVVAPAVAGAKKTRRTR, from the coding sequence ATGGAAGCCAAGGCGCAGACGCGGCACCTCCGCGTCACGCCCCAGAAGGCGCGCCGAGTCGTCGACCTCGTCCGGGGCAAGCAGGCCACTGAAGCCGTCGCCGTGCTCTCGTTCGCCCCGCAGGCGGCGGCCGAGCCCGTGCGCAAGCTCGTCGAGAGCGCCATCGCGAATGCGAAGTTCCTCGCGGACAAGCACTCCGAGGCGTTCGACCCGAACGACTACGTCGTCAAGGCGATCCACGTCGACGAAGGTCCGACCATGAAGCGCTTCCGTCCGCGGGCCCAGGGCCGCGCCGGACGGATCCTGAAGCGCACGAGCCACATCACGGTGGTCGTGGCTCCCGCCGTCGCCGGCGCCAAGAAGACGAGGAGGACCCGCTGA
- the rpsS gene encoding 30S ribosomal protein S19, translating to MPRSLKKGPFVDDHLQKKVDAQNEANTHNVIKTWSRRSVITPDFLGHTFAVHDGRKHVPVFVTEAMVGHKLGEFAATRTFKGHEKDDRKGRRR from the coding sequence ATGCCTCGCAGCTTGAAGAAGGGCCCGTTCGTCGACGACCACCTCCAGAAGAAGGTGGACGCCCAGAACGAGGCCAACACGCACAACGTCATCAAGACGTGGTCCCGCCGTTCGGTCATCACCCCGGACTTCCTGGGTCACACGTTCGCGGTGCACGACGGCCGCAAGCACGTCCCCGTCTTCGTCACCGAGGCGATGGTGGGGCACAAGCTCGGCGAGTTCGCCGCCACGCGGACGTTCAAGGGCCACGAGAAGGACGACCGCAAGGGTCGTCGCCGCTGA
- the rplB gene encoding 50S ribosomal protein L2, whose translation MGIRKYKPTTPGRRGSSVADFVEITRSEPEKSLVRPLSKTGGRNSSGRITTRHIGGGHKRAYRVIDFRRHDKDGVVAKVAHIEYDPNRTARIALLHYLDGEKRYIIAPAKLKQGDRIENGPEADIKPGNNLPLRNIPVGTVIHAIEIKPGGGAKIARSAGASVQLVAREGRFAQLRMPSGEIRNVDVRCRATIGEVGNAEQSNINWGKAGRMRWKGKRPTVRGVAMNPIDHPHGGGEGKTSGGRHPVSPWGQPEGRTRRPGKESDKLIVRRRRTGKKR comes from the coding sequence ATGGGAATCCGCAAGTACAAGCCGACGACGCCGGGCCGCCGTGGCTCGTCCGTCGCCGACTTCGTCGAGATCACGCGGAGCGAGCCGGAGAAGTCGCTCGTCCGTCCGCTGTCCAAGACCGGTGGCCGCAACTCGTCCGGCCGGATCACCACCCGTCACATCGGTGGTGGCCACAAGCGCGCGTACCGCGTGATCGACTTCCGTCGTCACGACAAGGACGGCGTCGTGGCCAAGGTCGCTCACATCGAGTACGACCCCAACCGCACCGCGCGCATCGCGCTGCTGCACTACCTGGACGGCGAGAAGCGCTACATCATCGCCCCCGCGAAGCTGAAGCAGGGCGACCGGATCGAGAACGGCCCCGAGGCCGACATCAAGCCCGGCAACAACCTGCCGCTGCGCAACATCCCGGTGGGTACGGTCATCCACGCCATCGAGATCAAGCCCGGTGGCGGCGCGAAGATCGCCCGTTCCGCGGGCGCGAGCGTCCAGCTCGTCGCCCGTGAGGGTCGTTTCGCCCAGCTGCGCATGCCGTCCGGCGAGATCCGCAACGTCGACGTCCGCTGCCGCGCCACCATCGGCGAGGTCGGCAACGCCGAGCAGTCCAACATCAACTGGGGCAAGGCCGGCCGCATGCGCTGGAAGGGCAAGCGCCCGACCGTCCGCGGTGTCGCCATGAACCCGATCGACCACCCGCACGGTGGTGGTGAGGGGAAGACGTCCGGTGGTCGTCACCCCGTCAGCCCCTGGGGTCAGCCTGAGGGCCGTACGCGGCGTCCGGGCAAGGAGAGCGACAAGCTCATCGTCCGTCGCCGCCGCACCGGCAAGAAGCGCTGA